The following DNA comes from Mucisphaera calidilacus.
CAGCACCGCCACCGTCTTGCCCGAAAGCCCGTCCAGCGAGCCATCTTTGTCGTAAAGCGTCTCGATCGCCATCGCGATCTCCCTTGCACTTAAAAGGTCCATGATCCGCCGGCAGCACCCGCGCCGCCGACTCAGCCGAGCCACATAAGCTATCCCCCCCACAAACACCGGTCAAAAACCACCGATCCCTCCCCCCATCTCGCCCCGCGAAACCTCACCCAACGACACCGCCACCCCGCCTGCCCTAATCTCTACCCCAACGCCAACCACCGGACCGCCGACACGCTCCACCTCCACGGAGTTCAACCCATGCCCGCACCAACACAACGATTCACCCTGGGCGGACAACGCATCCCTCGCGGCACCACCCGCGACATCCGACTCAAAGTCAGCGAACGCTACACAGGCGACGCCATCACACTCCCCATCCGCGTCATCCGTGGACGAAAACCCGGCCCCACCCTCTTCGTCTCCGCCGCCGTCCATGGCGAAGAGCTCAACGGCGTAGGCGTCATCCACCAGCTCATGTTCGACACCCCCCTCCCCCTCAACGCCGGAACCCTCATCCTCATCCCCGTCGTCAACATCTTCGGCTTCGAAAACCAGAGCCGCTACATGCCCGACCGACGCGACCTCAACCGAAGCTTCCCCGGAAAACCCAACGGCAGCCTCGCCAGCCGGATCGCTCACCAGGTCTTCCAGGAAATCATCACCAAATCCGACTACGGCATCGACCTCCACACCGCCGCAGGCTCACGCACCAACTTCCCCAACGTCCGAGGCGACCTCAACGTCACCAAAGTCCGACGATTCGCTCGCGCCTTCGGTTGCGAACTCATGGTCCACGGCAGAGGACCCGAAGGCAGTCTACGACGCGAAGCCGTCAAGGCCGGCTGCGCCGTCATCACCATCGAAGCAGGCGAACCCCTCAAAATCGAACCACGCGTCCTCGAAGCAGGCGTCCGAGGCGTACGAAACTGCCTCATCCACCTCGACATGATGACAGGCAAACCCGTCGATCCCCCCTACCAGGTCCGAATCGACCGATCCACATGGATCCGGGCCGAGGTCGGCGGCATCCTCCGTTTCCACGTCGCGCCAGGCGAAGTCGTCGAAACCGGACAGGCCATCGCCACCAACGTCAGCGTCTATGGCGAAGCCCAAAACATCCTCCACGCTCCCGCGGCCGGCATCGTCCTCGGCATGACCACACTCCCCACCGTCAAACCAGGCGAACCCGTCTGCCACCTCGCCATACCCAAAGGCGCCACCAAAACACTCCAACGCATCTTCGCCTCCAAACAACACAAAAACTACCAGCAGATCCAGAAAGACCTCGCCACCAACGTCACCGTCAGCGAACAGGAACTCGACGTCCCCAACCTCCCCCAAGACGACGACAACACCTGACCTGACACCAGATGCTAAACCCCCGCCTCCCCGAATCTCAGTCATCCATCTCAACGATCGACAACGACCACCCGGGAAGCTCCACCACGGCCGACGACCCCAACCAACCCGAAGCAACCGTCTTACGCTCAGGCGTCATCGGACCCTGCTCCCAGACCGACAGCTCGGGATGATCCAGACGCACACGCGCCGTCGGCTCGATCGCCTCCTCCGCAAAGTACGTCGTCACCGTCGCCGCCTTCAAACCCTCAACACGCACCGACACCGGATCAACCCCGCGGTTCATGATCACCAGCGTCCGACCATCACCACGCCCCATCGCCGCACCATAAAGCGCCGAAACACGCTCCACGTCCTCGATCGAAATCCCCAGATCGCCACCCCCCTCGAACACCAGCGGGTGCATCGTCTCGTGCTCCTTCGCAAGATGAGCAAGGTGCGCAAACAACTGGCCCACGCACGACAGGTCCGCCTCCGTCTCCGAAATGTGACGACCAAGCCCCCAGCCAAGGTCCATGTTGCTGATGCTGTGATGGTTCAGAATCCCCACCGCATCAGGACGCGACAAACCCGTCAACCAGTAAGAAGCCTGGTAAAAAGCACTCCAGGGCGTGTCCTTGGTCGCGTCCATCCACCGGTCCGAGACGCTCTCACCCGGACGGTAGTAACCGATCACGTTGTACTCGGTGATCCACATCGGCAACCCGCCATAACGCTCCTCGATCAGGCGCGCAGCACGCTCAAGAGTCACCTGCGGGAACGCCAGAAAAGCCGCACCACGAGCCTCATCCGTCTCATACGGATCAAGCCGGCTCTGCTGCATCACGTAGTGGTGCAGAATGATCGCGTCGACGTGCTCGTCCATGCGATCAGCCAGAACGTGCTCGTTCCAGTGCTCGAAACGCGCGTCGCCGCTCTTCTCCTGCTCCTTGGAATCATGCGCGACAAAATAATCGTCCTCACGCACAACGATGCCGATCTCGACATCCGGATAGAGCGCGCGAAGCCTCGGAGCCAACGCTACAACACGATCCGAGTACCGCCGGCCCGACTCAGCGTCAATGCCAAACTCGTTGCTCCAGAAGTAAGTCTCGTTGTCCATCTCGACATACTTCACGTCAACGCCGCGATCCTTGAGCATCCGGAACATCGCCAGCTGCGTGTCCGCACGCGTCGTGAGATTCGGAACCCACTGAGCCGCCATACCCGTCGCCGCCGTGAAGTCCGCAAAGTGGGCAGGACCCAGCAAACCCTGAGGCAACTTCGCAACCGGGCCAACCAGCTGCAACATCCAGTTGCCTCCGTCCGCCGCCCAGATCCGGGTGATCTCGGGCACCGGCACGTAACGCGCCGTCTCCCAATCCCAGAACGACGCCGTGCTGCCGCCGGGATAACGCATCGACGTAATCCCCAGTCCACGAACCAACGACCGGAACGCCTCGTTCGCCGGAAGGTTCTCAACCGTGCAAACCGTGTTGTTCGCCGCGAACACACCCGGATTCATCGGGGCCCCCTCACCCACCAACACCCGCGTCTCCGACGACGACCGATGAACGCAAGCCGGAACCAGCAAGACCAACAACACGAGCAGCAACGAAGCCTGACGGTGACGCATGAGCTAGATCCTTGATCGGATGATTCACAAGAACTGATACAGACAGACAATCTGCCATAAGTCAATAGCATACCTCCAACAGCTCATGGCCACCACCGTCACCACCCGCCTAAACCGATACTTTCTTTCACCCCCACCCCCGGATTCCGGGCCTCGCGCGCACAAGAACGGTCTTTGTGCGCACGTCGTGACCAAAAACAGGCCCGTTTTGGACCAAAACGCTCCAAATCGAACGAAAACGAACCCAAAACGCTCGAAAACGACCCGAAACGAACCCGAAAAAATGTAAATTATTGCAAAGTCGTCAGACTGTGCGCGACCCACCCCGCTCATCAAGGCCAACCGATCAGCCACGACACCACCGGCAGGATCGCCCACGCCAGGTAAACCCACTGGATCGCCACCATCAGCCCGTACCACAGCACCAGCAGAATCAACCCCGTGATACGACCCGCCGCCGCCTCAGTCTCATCACACAAATACCTGTATACACCGGCGATATAAAACCACAGGTAAGCCGACGCCATCACCGCCGACACCAGCAGCCAGAACGACGCCAGCCACGCCAGCACCGCAAGCACGACCCAACCCGGCCCC
Coding sequences within:
- a CDS encoding succinylglutamate desuccinylase/aspartoacylase family protein, producing MPAPTQRFTLGGQRIPRGTTRDIRLKVSERYTGDAITLPIRVIRGRKPGPTLFVSAAVHGEELNGVGVIHQLMFDTPLPLNAGTLILIPVVNIFGFENQSRYMPDRRDLNRSFPGKPNGSLASRIAHQVFQEIITKSDYGIDLHTAAGSRTNFPNVRGDLNVTKVRRFARAFGCELMVHGRGPEGSLRREAVKAGCAVITIEAGEPLKIEPRVLEAGVRGVRNCLIHLDMMTGKPVDPPYQVRIDRSTWIRAEVGGILRFHVAPGEVVETGQAIATNVSVYGEAQNILHAPAAGIVLGMTTLPTVKPGEPVCHLAIPKGATKTLQRIFASKQHKNYQQIQKDLATNVTVSEQELDVPNLPQDDDNT